In Aedes albopictus strain Foshan chromosome 3, AalbF5, whole genome shotgun sequence, the genomic window TTCATACCAGCATGTACCAGGGGCTGAAGACGAACATTCCGAAGGAGATCATGGGATTCCCGGATTTCCCCATCGGAGAGCAGGAGGAGTCTTATGTAACGTCGCAGGATGTGCTGAAGTTTATCGAGAATTTTACGGAACAGTTCGAGCTGCATAAGCACGTCAAGTTTGAGCATCATGTGATCCGGGTGACTCGGAAGTTGGATTGTGAAAAATGGGAGGTGAGAGATGCGGTGTCTTGATGTACAAAGGTGTTTAACTGAAAagttcttgtatttttttaaggTGCTAGTGAAAGATCTTCAAGCCAATAGTTATGACTCGTATCTGTTTGACTACATTCTCGTGTGCAATGGACACTTCTTCAGTCCATTCATACCGAAGATCCCTGGTCATGAAACGTTCAAAGGTCGCCAGATGCATAGCCATGACTATCGGAGTCCGGCGCCTTTTGCCGGTAAAAACGTGGTAGTAGTTGGAGGAAGCCACAGTGGTATGGATGTAGCGATTGCTTCGGCTTCAATAGCCAAGCAGCTTGCACTGAGTCATCGGTGTCCGGAACGGTTGAACATTTTCTACGATGAAGTTGTGCAGAAACCGGAAATTGCAAGGATCTACGAAAACGAAGTTGAGTTTGTCGACGGTACTAGGCAGATTTGCGACGTTCTTGTATACTGTACCGGATACAGAACCAGCTTCCCGTTCCTCAGCGTGGATTGTGGAATTACGGTGGAAGAGAATCACGTGCAGCCGCTGTACAAACACTGCATCAATATTAGACATCCTTCGATGTCAGTGATTGGATTGCCATTCAGTGTATGTTTCACCCTGATGGTGGATTTGCAGATAAGATTTTGTATCAAATTTTTCAGTGGAGGCAAAAGACTACCATCGGAAGCGGAAATGACTGCAGATACCAAGGCGGATGAGGAAGAACGTACCCGGAGAGGATTTCTGAAGCGCCAAGCGCACATGCTTTCCGGAGACCTTCAGCAACGCTATTACGATGATCTGGCTCGGATAGCTGATATTGAGCCATTGAAACCTGTATTGACGAAGCTGTACACGGTTTGTGTACGGGAAAAGAAGCTGGATATTATGAACTACAGGAACAATGTCTATCGCATCATAGATGACGAGAATTTTATAAAAGTCAATTAGGTGAAAGAATGGTAATAAATGAATGATGAGGATGTGATTATTGGTGTAATCATTCTTCTGTGAAAGGATTGATAGAAATGACACAgttaaacagacgtaacactctgataattatcatcgtacaccgatttaacaagctatttaaaaatttgatagctGGTCAACTGACCATCCGTGGCACTTGCATCGTTTTTGTTAAAGTTTagcgtttgcccactaccgccgcgccacctagttgatggttggccaaactcagttcaTTTAGCATTGCGcgaacatgttttcgtgattatgaattgaatcgaaaaatgttcgaagtgttacgtctgttcgtcTGTGGAGTTGACATTCCTATTGACTGTTCGGAAACAAATAAATACAAATCTTGTCTTTAGATTATATTATCACAAAACGCGAAACTCATTATCGTTTATCACCTCAAAGTCATCTTCTCGGTAATTCTGAACACTTGCCAATCTTCGACGCATACTCTCTTCAAATAGCGCCATAATTACTGGTCGGATCGGTTGTAACTCAGCAGTCTTAGCCAAATCTTCATAATATTTTGTCTGAAAATCCCCTGACAATTTATGCATCCATTTTTTGGGTAAACCTCGGCGCCTTCGATACTCTATATCGGCTTCCATATCCCGCAGCATTTCATCTCTGGGTGGAAGCTTCAATTCACCTGTAAAGTACTTCATACAAAACCGGGCCTGTAGATCCATCATCTGAGTTGGGATGCAATAGAAGGGTACGCCAATCAAGGCCATTGTTGGGTGATTGATGTTGATTACATGTTTGTACAGTGGCTGCACATGATTATCCTCCAAACGTATCCCACAATCGGCACTCAAAAATGGAAAAGTGTACTTATACCCTGTGCAGTAGATAATCGTCGAGAAGTTTTTCTCTGTTCCGTCAACGAATATAGCCCCTGTTGGTGTCAGTTTTGAAATACCAGGCTTAACGGAGATGGTACCCTCAATATCGAAATCAACCTTATCTGGGTTATGATGACTGATGGTTACACTCTTTGCCACTTTAACAGTCGCAATGGCAATATCTGACGCGCTGTAACCTGCACCGACCAGGAGTAGATCTTGTCCTTGGAACTGATCAGCCTTACGGTAATCGTGGCTGTGGATTTGCAAACCTTGGAAACTGCCCCTGCCGACAATTTCCGGAACCATCGGATACGAGTAGTGACCATTGCAAACCATCACATAGTCGAACACAAACGTATCGTATCGCTCGTTTCGCAAATCTTTTACAATCACTTCCCACTTGCTGCCATCGTTGTAGGTCGGTGACACCCTTATCACTTGGTGTTCGAACCTGATGAGCTTCCGCAGTTTGAATTCCTCCACGTAATCCTGCAACCACCGGAGAACTTCCTCCTGTTTGACGTACGACACGTTCGATTCGATTGGCCAATCCGGGAACCCCATGATCTGCCGAGGTAGATTGGTTCGTAGGCCTTCGTACATGCTGGTATGGATTGGAACTCCATTCTGATCCCGGCCAGTGGAGTCCGTGTAAACCCAAGTGCCTCCGATCCTATCGGTTTGCTCGAATACCGTGACCTCTACTGAAGCGTCCAGAGCATGTCTTGCACATGCCAGTCCTCCTGCTCCGGCTCCGATGATGCAGTACTTGGGTTTACACTCCATCACAATCAGCGGCTACTTACTGAATGAGCAAGCAAAATTCGCCAATTATAAGACAAACACGAATTTGTCTAAGCACAGAAGCGTATAGTCCAGGGGGTATGAGACGAGTTAATCAGTACTCAACTCACAGTACAACAATCATTGTTTGTACGGCAGAGCAAATTTATAATGACGAATGCCATATTCTTTTCTCATTCCTTGTTTCACGGATCTAGTTTTGCTCATGGTAGTTGTTTAATGATAAGCAGTGGGTTTATTTATGACCAGAGGTTGACCAACACTCTACGACGATGTCTTCTGGGCAAATGCGTTAAGCGAGTCGCactaattcgtaggtggtacagccccagACCAGTACGAACTTATGGGAagatacactgaaagacggcatgGCAAAAAGTTATCgtcgaccaacaaacgcttcttgtgtgcgttttgtttcctcccatatcaaccggttcgatagatgagtggtagcgtgcgagcctggtaatcttaaggttcttggttcgaatccggttgctaaCAGAagcttttttaattgtaaattgggtccatggtaaaattgaaaatacagggtgttgggttccttacccagaatattttagggggtgattaaggatgatatttgatgaaaaaaattgttctacgcatatggtcaaatctcaaccattacggagttattgaacttttcatgattttgacaatgctttcaataaaatggctataacatgaaaacggttaaacttatttaagatctctcagcaccgttcgaaagattgtgaaatttgctattgaacgtcatcttcgaacatgcaagtttttgttacttactcactttttaagagcaaataagtggAAAGTAAGTGGATTTTtagcagtttttgtcgatttactcggaaaaatgcgtaattaacttatttttttccttagacaaagttgagcgccttgaaatgctctacaattcgttctttggcaccaaactcctaactcttgtcattttcccgcaattttgatttgaatgcactgttttgcatcataaatttgcttcagcaagtgcatcagatattagctctcttgaccccactgtgactGCGAAACAAGCGTCATGTTTACTTCGCGCACACGGCTACTTGATTCCCAGCGCCGAACAACAACAACAGGATGGCGCGCTGGCGCATGACCGAAAAGAACGACGCCGCTGCGTGTTCGGCAAGGTGTTcagttgaatgctttttgtagTCCCAATGATTCTGGGATGCTCATGATAATCCCGGGAAGAGGGTTGGATTTTGGTAGACAGTAACTGGGGCTATCAGCCTGAGAGGCTTGGTTAGGGTGCTTTATTATTCCGGCATCGTTTTGGGGGATGGGAAACACcagaataaaactgttgttgtcGATATCTGGAGGTTCGCGATGATTTTAAAATTGAGCTGGTGATCCCGGAAGTAACCTTGTCGGCTATAAAGTAACTAATGAAGCTTTGAGCGTATAGTACAGCACAATCTTCGTCAGGTTTGGACGCTGTTCCTCCTGGTTTTCCAAACATTTCATATTCTCATGTCTTTTTCAACCACGTGTAGCCAGCGTGTTCGCAGACGTCCATGAAGTCACCGAATATTAAACCTGGTtccatgctgaatattgttttcgttattattctttcttttgatattcgcactacgtgcccagcccactgaaGGCTGCCGCAATTTATTCGTTTCAAAAAAGTGTTTTTTGGCGAAGTAGGTTGACGTTGATCGATGTTTGCTGCTTCCTGCTCTTACTCATTCGCCAacaaataggtaagagcaggattTAGTAACTTCGATCATGTTAAATCTATCTCATTGAACATGACTGATATTCACAGCACTTTGTGCTCTGGCTCTGTCTCCACTCGGGAGCTTGTAGTTTTGTAAAGTTTCAAAAGCAACAACGCCATACTCAATtaggatttctgaatgaaattaagttttccataagaatttttccatcgattcctccaaaattacttcgaagattcttctagacttcttccagagattcctccaggaactcctccagagattcctctagggattcctctaagaatttctcaaaggactccaaaggaccggccatttgtccacagataattacaggaattactgcagaatttcctccaggaatacgtctagggattcctccataattcctcttaaagctcctccaggaatacctctaggaattcctccaaggatttctccagtaaattctttagggatttcaacatgagttccggtagtatttcctgcaggaattcctctagaattgcccttacagttcctccaggaatgtctttagagaatcctccagaaattcatccagggacttttccagaaataccttcaaaaatttcgtaagagattcctccaagaatacctgcatgaattcttcaagaaattctctttccaggaattcttcagaaatttctctaagggctcccgcgagaattgctccagaaattcttcagtgatttttcagcaattcctacattaatttctccagtgatgcctccagagattttgttagtaattcctgcaagcatttttcaagaaattcctttaaagatttctccaggaactcttccagggattacttgaggagtaccctcaagaattcctctggcgatttctataagaatttctctaagaattccttcaggatttctaccaagaattgctccaggaattccttcagagtttccttcagaaatttctccagggatttcaaatAAAAATCGTCCACagggattcaatcaggaatttcttcaaggattcctccagagattcttttactagtttttccatggatcccccaaagaaatcccccaggaattcctccagggattcactgaggagttccttcagtttcTTTTTGCCATtgttatctctgaaggaattcttggagaaatcccaagagaagttcttcgaggtatccctggagaaaactctggaagaattccttgaagaatctctgaaggaatttctggaagaatttcttctggaggaataaccgaagtaatctagtaatccctggagcatttcctagaagagcccctggaaaaactcctgaagaaaccccagaaggaattcctgaagatttccttgatgaaatcttagaagtaatccctggacgaatctctggagaaatccttggaggaatctctgaaggaattcttggtgaaattattgcaagagcctctggagaaattgatagcacaattgcttgaggattttttttaagaatccttggaagaatgcatCGAAGTACGTTTGAAACGAacgtttcctggagcaattcttggacgcAGCTctagaggagtctctgaagaattcctggaataatccttgacagaatccttgagggaattctggagaaatccctggaggaatcctagaagtaatccatgcaagtattcttggaggaatccctggagagatttctgaaggattttttgtttaaattcctgaagaaatttgtgaggacAACTTtgtaggaaaccttggaagaatccctggaagaatccacggagaaatttctagtgtaatcacaggaggaatgcctgaagaaatctctaaagaaattcctacacgaatccttgaaggaattcctagaggaatcctgaagtaataccGTGAGCATTCTATAAAAGAATacttgaaggagttcctaaaggaatccctggaagaatctctgcaggattccctgaattaattcatggagaaattcgtagaagaaatcttggaggaatccctgaagaaatctctggaggaatcccaggtgaagttctggaggtatgcttggaggagctcctggagaaattaattgaagaattcgtggaggaatctcttaacaaattaatggaggaacccctgaaggtattgatcaaggaatcctggaaggaaaccaggaagaatccctggaacaccttctggaggtatccctgaaaaatccttggaggaattctggagaaatccctggaatcctaaaagcaatctctggagcaattcttggaggaatccctgggggagatattcctgaaggaatttgtgaacctaactttgaaggaaaccttggaagaatccctggaggaatccttggaggaatttgtgatgtAATCACCTGGAACATCCTCCTGAAGTAATTAATATCTGGGgcattctctgaaagaataattgtgcacatggatgtcaaagcattttcaacagtgcaaGAAATCCTGCCGATTTTCCTACATAAAATGATTTTCTCGAGATTTTGCCAAATAATTCTGGGGGAAATtgagaaggaatgcctggaaaaatccctgaaggaagtcttggaaaaaatactgaaggaatttgtggaggaaaccttggtaaaatccctgggagagtttctgatagaatctctgaaggagatgctgaagtaatcccaggttgGAAAGTTTCTAGAGGAttcgaagaattcgtggagaaatcgctagaggatttTCGTtaggaataattggaggaaaccttggcattattccttgaagaattttaagtggaatttctggggaagttcctggagtaatccttagcttagtgaaagttctggaggaattcctggtagaatcctttgagaaatccctgcaacaatccttggaggaatccgtggggaaatgctttgaaaaagatcctgaaagaatttatacaAAATAAATACTTAGAGGATTTTTATTCGAaaaattctacagaagtttctccgagaacGTCTTCAAAAGTTCAATCAGGAATAACTTCACGagtatctttggaaatttctgcacgagttcctcctgaaattccttcaaagattgcttcaagaattcctccagagattcctttaagaatttttctagagattccttcaaaatttctccaagaatttctccaaggattccgacagctatttcttaatggatttctccagaagcccctcaaagaattcccttcagagagtcctacagaaattcctccaaggagtacTGCAAGGATTGCcctagaaattccagaaagacttcaggaattcctacatcaatttctccagtgatgccttaaggtgttcctccagcaattgcaccaggtatttcttcagggattccgcaatgaattcatgaaagaatttctctatggattcctccatgaactcctcaaaGGATAACTAcaggattttatcaagggattgcttcaaacattcctccaaaaattcctcatacTACCCTTCTACTTAATTCccataaaattccttcagaaacttcaacagaaattcttcaagggtatcttccagaatgccagggattcctccagggattcttctaaggattcttccagggattattctaggggttcttccaggaattcttcgcgaaatttttcaaaggattcttccaggaatctccccttaaattccatttaaaCTGCTTccagggagattcctccagagattccgccgagaattccttcatgaactccttTTGGAGTTTtctataggattcctccagggattcttccagaaattcttcaagggattcctccgtgaattccttcagggattcttccagggtttcctccagggtttcctctaggtgccctccagagattctaggattaactctttcaggagttcctcccgttATTCCTCGAGAAGCTTCTCCTCAAATCATCCAGtggttcatccacgaatttctcgattaactccttcaggaacttctccagggattcctccaggaattcttccagggattccttcaaggatttccttcagagaatcctccaggaattcatccattgatttctccaaaaaatccttcagcgattcctttaagaattcttcaaaggTTACTCCAAGGTGTATTGcacaaagttctccaggaatttctccaaagatcctCTCAGGGATCCCTCTttagattcctcaagagattcttataAGGTTTCCTTTACCCTCATTGTGCATTAGGATCATGTTTGACCTCaaacatacactacgtcagcgagctgttcccaacgtaatTAATTAGGAAGGTtgtcaaattcttccaggaattactcttgggattcctctagggaattctccacgTTTCCTCCGAGGATTACTTGAGGAGTTTTTCAGGgctacctccaagaactccttcagggataacTATGGGAAAAGggaatggagaaattcctcaagaaatccctgaatgaattcctggaggatttccttgagggatTAATGGAAAACaagtgaaggaatttcttgaaggaatgcctgatagagtccctggaggacgaattttcgtaggaatccctggaggaattcccggaggaatccctggaaaaattcctcgaaggattcctccagggattcttccaaggtttccttcaaagttaggttcacaaattccttcaggaatatctcccccagggattcctccaagaattgctccagagattgcttttgggattccaattcctagattaattcctCATGGAgctcctccaggtatacctccagaaattccagagattccatcagatattcctccaggaattgctcaaggaattcctccagggaatccttcaagtattctttcagagaatgcCCCAGATATTAATTACTTCAGGAGGATGTTCCAGGTGATTacatcacaaattcctccaaggattcctccagggattcttccaaggtttccttcaaagttaggttcacaaattccttcaggaatatctcccccagggattcctccaagaattgctccagagattgcttttaggattccagggatttctccagaattcctccaaggatttttcagggatacctccagaaggtgttccagggattcttcctggtttccttccaggattccttgatcaataccttcaggggttcctccattaatttgttaagagattcctccacgaattcttcaattaatttctccaggagctcctccaagcatacctccagaacttcacctgggattcctccagagatttcttcagggattccttcaagatttcttctacgaatttctccatgaattaattcagggaatcctgcagagattcttccagggattcctttaggaactcctccaagtattcttttatAGAATGCTCACggtattacttcaggattcctctaggaattccttcaaggattcgtgtaggaatttctt contains:
- the LOC115267897 gene encoding uncharacterized protein LOC115267897; protein product: MAKSTYCIIGAGLAGINAARHAREAGGEVTVFEQTSKVGGTWVYTDEIGKDRHGLDIHTSMYQGLKTNIPKEIMGFPDFPIGEQEESYVTSQDVLKFIENFTEQFELHKHVKFEHHVIRVTRKLDCEKWEVLVKDLQANSYDSYLFDYILVCNGHFFSPFIPKIPGHETFKGRQMHSHDYRSPAPFAGKNVVVVGGSHSGMDVAIASASIAKQLALSHRCPERLNIFYDEVVQKPEIARIYENEVEFVDGTRQICDVLVYCTGYRTSFPFLSVDCGITVEENHVQPLYKHCINIRHPSMSVIGLPFSVCFTLMVDLQIRFCIKFFSGGKRLPSEAEMTADTKADEEERTRRGFLKRQAHMLSGDLQQRYYDDLARIADIEPLKPVLTKLYTVCVREKKLDIMNYRNNVYRIIDDENFIKVN
- the LOC109426475 gene encoding senecionine N-oxygenase-like, encoding MECKPKYCIIGAGAGGLACARHALDASVEVTVFEQTDRIGGTWVYTDSTGRDQNGVPIHTSMYEGLRTNLPRQIMGFPDWPIESNVSYVKQEEVLRWLQDYVEEFKLRKLIRFEHQVIRVSPTYNDGSKWEVIVKDLRNERYDTFVFDYVMVCNGHYSYPMVPEIVGRGSFQGLQIHSHDYRKADQFQGQDLLLVGAGYSASDIAIATVKVAKSVTISHHNPDKVDFDIEGTISVKPGISKLTPTGAIFVDGTEKNFSTIIYCTGYKYTFPFLSADCGIRLEDNHVQPLYKHVININHPTMALIGVPFYCIPTQMMDLQARFCMKYFTGELKLPPRDEMLRDMEADIEYRRRRGLPKKWMHKLSGDFQTKYYEDLAKTAELQPIRPVIMALFEESMRRRLASVQNYREDDFEVINDNEFRVL